From a region of the uncultured Desulfatiglans sp. genome:
- a CDS encoding hypothetical protein (Evidence 5 : Unknown function), with protein MPITIKTTKLHSSTEGPKRPKKRWLSPSSINAYLRCPRSYYYSRIAKLKQKPSVYLIRGIAVHSAIQKFYTHKIHRCINMDYSEIRRIVIELLKDEWKNQKSDILELDLKEDEIAFYFEESRKMMLNFLHDFLDDGGFEKPEPIIEKTLFSRKQLLLGRIDAIYNNRDPPLLVDFKTCKSKELIDDYKRQLGIYALLYKENYNIIPTIGIHFLKFRHGLEEFKMTERYINKIRDLIRDIHSKTRSERITDYPCTCGWCKKNFKI; from the coding sequence ATGCCTATCACCATAAAAACCACCAAACTCCATTCTTCTACTGAAGGCCCAAAAAGACCGAAAAAAAGATGGCTCTCCCCATCGTCCATAAACGCCTACCTCAGATGCCCCAGAAGCTACTATTACAGCAGGATCGCAAAACTGAAACAGAAACCGAGTGTCTATCTCATCAGGGGCATCGCCGTCCATTCCGCAATCCAAAAGTTTTACACACACAAGATCCATCGCTGCATAAACATGGACTACAGTGAAATCCGAAGGATCGTTATCGAGCTTTTAAAGGACGAATGGAAGAACCAGAAAAGCGACATCCTTGAACTCGACCTCAAAGAAGACGAGATCGCGTTTTATTTCGAGGAAAGCAGGAAGATGATGCTCAATTTTCTGCACGACTTCCTCGATGACGGGGGATTCGAAAAGCCGGAACCCATAATTGAGAAAACCCTTTTCTCCAGAAAACAGTTGCTCCTTGGACGGATCGATGCCATCTACAACAACCGTGACCCTCCCCTCCTGGTGGACTTCAAGACCTGCAAATCAAAAGAACTCATCGACGATTACAAGCGACAACTCGGCATCTACGCCCTTCTCTACAAAGAGAACTACAACATCATCCCCACCATTGGGATCCATTTCCTCAAGTTCAGACACGGCCTCGAAGAGTTCAAAATGACAGAAAGATACATAAATAAAATCAGGGACCTTATCCGGGATATCCATTCAAAAACCCGGTCAGAACGGATCACCGATTACCCATGCACATGCGGATGGTGCAAGAAGAATTTCAAGATCTGA